The genomic DNA AGCTCACGCGCCCACGGAGGGTGTCAACACCCGAGGAAATGAGCTATCTCTTTCAAGCCTCCGAGACGCCTACGCCTACAACTCCTCGCTCCTTTGTTGCGTACGCTGGTAAAACGCAAGAGCTCTGTAATTATACTGAGCATATACTAAGTAATCGGGCTGCGCGACTTGCTAGGGCGTCAGTTGTACTAGGTTTGAACTACGATCTCGCGACTCGTGAGCTTGCCAAGACTAAAATTGCTGCCCGCGAGAGGGCTCAGCGCCAGGACAACTCGCGATTAACGATTCAGAAAGGAGGTGTAGTTACAGCTAGAGGTTCGCGAGAGGCCGTATTTCAAAAAGCTAAAATCGCTGAGCAAAAGGCTGTACGTGAGGCTGTGAGGGAGACGAGACGGCGCCTCCGAGATGCCACCCAGCAGCCAACACCTGCCTCTGCAGAGGCCTCAACACCAAGTCAACAGGCACCAGTAATGCATCTTATACACTGGAAGATACCTCTTAATCAGTGGCTTTAACGAATATATAATATTCTACGTGTTTGCGTGGTCAATTTACGATACAAATCGTGTGGGTAGATGGAATTGACGTTGAGCTGGGTAGGGCCTAGTTCGGCAGAACTGGGCTCCGTGGGGCGAGTACGCTTTAAACGCACATATGGCGAGCCGTACGCATAAGAAGCCTCTACAGCAAAAGCCCTATGATAATGTAACAAAGGCGGAAAAGGCCACTGCGGTGAGTGTGGGTGATTAGATATGCAAGAGATGCCGGCGAAACTTTCTATCTACCTAGACTTTTTAGTAACATTGTAAGTTGATAAATTATAAGCTACTTAGCGCTTTAAGTCTCCCTATAGGAGAGGGATGCTGAGGAAAGTTTAGTGCGCCTTAAGCTCTGCTGAACTATCTGGAAAGTGGAAGGTGCTGTCTAGGCATGAACCGCGATGATATCTACATATTGTTTAACTGTATGATAAAGATCATGCGATCTATACCATCCTAGCACTTATACCTTCGAGCTCTACTTACTTGTTGGTATATGGTTAGTCTCCTTATTCCGGAACGCCGACCACGTCTCTCGATAATTTAGATAGCTGGCTACTAGTCACTGCTACGCACTCTTAGGGTAACGTGGAGCATAGCCTAGTAGATTGGTCGCCGCTTGAGGATAGCCTTCTCTCGCTTGGAGGGAGCCACGTGATTGACGGAATTAAGCCTGGACTCGGTTGTCCGCTTTGTCTGAGAAAACCTAAAGCCTTTCGTACAGTACAGGCTTTTCAGAAGTATACAGTCTCTCCAGCACACTATAATAAGATCTACCGCTGCCCACGTGACCTCCTTCCAATCGACTCCACCAGGGTTGAAACAAAGCACGGGAAAGGAAAGCAATTTACAACCCTCAGTGGATTAGCTTAGCATCTAGAGAGTGAAGCATGTTATCGTCGCAAACAATCGTTCTTACGTTGTATTGAGTTCATCCAACAGCATTTGGGGCAATGGGGACTTAGAGAGATGCGCCTTCTGTTGCAGGGCTCCCAAGATTGAAAGATATAGGGGTTTTCATCACAGATTTATAGCGGTAGCGAGCTAGTACATACATATGTAATGTGTCCTTTGTTCTATAAACCCAAAAGTTCTTCACTTCTGCTAAGCAGACGGTCTGTGTCTAATGTGTTCTATTGGCAAGCGGATTATCCTACTAAACTCAACTAATGATGCATGGCATATAAAAGGCGCAGCGCAATTGCGCAGAGCGTCGGGTCAGATTTGGAAAGGTGGTCTGATAACTGGTGTGGCCGGATGACTGGTGGAACACGTTAGTGCTGACCAGTGCTAATAACAAGTCTCAACGTGGGACAAGTCTCGCCAGCCGGAGGCATTTGACGCACCAAACGGAATTACGTTTTGTTGGCGTAGTACCAGCAAGGTATGTAACAGTACAAGCAGTGAGAGAAAGTTGCTATGCATTTCCTGATGTCTTGTTCTGTTCTGCTGTGGTGATGGCCTTTTATGGGGCCATCATACTAGTCtgtttacatgacgtatctgTGACATGGATAGGTGTAGAAGGTGCTTATCAGTAAGAGGAAGAACCATCTCGCCAACACGTGGCACCTAGGATGTCCTTACCCCATGAACCGTCACAACAATCCAATGCTCCATCACAGTAGCAGCTTTGACGATAATAAGAGGTGGAATAACCTCGCCTGTAGCCCGGATACACTCAACAAGCGTAATAAGCTCGCGATTGTTGGCGTTGTGGATAAAGACCGTACgtgttgagaaagaatgactctctcagtcatggcatgtaagtgtgtcaattgctaactatacaaagctcggctaatatagagcggtgtgggtcacgtgacttagcgtcctcgtgacaggtgaccggaatattctcaacactcccccatAAGCCGATCAGCTGTACCCACTACTTTGTATAGGTCTTGCAGTCAaagcttcttctccctttatATGCTTCCACTGAACGCCTTGCATGCACTTTCCAACACTCCCCCAGAAGTGCCTTGTCAACAAGAATGAAACCTCCCTGTCACCCTATAGTGGCCGTTACGTTGCGAGTCCCTCAAGTAAAGTGAGGTATCGGCCGAGTGAAGAGTTgaggaaagaaggtcgagaaagaaggtcgagagagaaggtcgagaaagaaggtcgagaaagaaggtcgagaaagaaggtcgagaaagaaggtcgagagaatTTTCGCGTTTGAAAATCAAGGTAGAATCGATATCACCAACATACCGACTCTCCCTCGACTCCTACGTGAGAGTCAGCGCTCCCtcagcttggtactcccagtactctagctgtgtacgctctcctctgtCCCAGCGCTCCCccagcttggtactcccagtactctagctgtgtacgctctcctctatCCTAGCGCTCCCCTAGCTtagtactcccagtactctagctatgtacgctctcctctctTGTTGTCCCCGCTCCGTTCCTCCGCTCCTGCCTCCTTGTCTGTGTCCTATTCAGGGCTCCAGACCCTAACACCCTTATTCTCCCCCATCGTTATATAAGCCTTTGCTTCTTTGCGTTTATTTAACGAAATCCTTTGGAAAGAAGATAAAAATCGATCGAGAAATCGGGTGGGGGTAGGTGGGTAGCGTTCGAGAGAGTAAAAAAACTTCGAGCACCGTCAAACGGTAGGTTTTCGAGTTTAAGGAATTGAAAGTAGCTGTCGAACTGTAGCTACTAGTTTAAAAAGAAGGTCTCGAAAGGTTACTATCGATAGGCAGGCAATTCGAGTTGTTTTCGGAAGAATCGATGGTTACCGTCGGTAGGTAGGTATTCGAATCGTTGTCAAAAGGTTGGTTGAAAAGGGATAGAGCAACCATTGCTCTCTTCGACTCGCGCGTCGGAATTGGGTATAACTCGCCCAAGGTATCTTCGAGACGCTCCCAGCTTCTCCGGACGATAGTCCATTTTTCTTCggacttaatacccttcgcggtAGCCAGGGCGACGGCCCAGTGTCTTCAggacttaatacccttcgcggcAGCCAGGGCGACGACCCAGTGTCTTAGAATATAGAAGGCGACGACCTCCTGGGTTGTTCTGGCGTAGACACGCATATACCAGCTTGCTGCCCATATCGAAGAAACGACACTCCGGACACTCACAATGCACACGCAAGCGCGTaagccgggctcataacctgttgagaaagaatgactctctcagtcatggcatgtaagtgtgtcaattgctaactatacaaagctcggctaatatagagcggtgtgggtcatgtgacttagcgtcctcgtgacaggtgaccggaatattctcaacagtACGTCCATTTTTGGTGTATAAGTACTGCTCTTTTGCAACACCAATGCGGCAGCCTGtctcatccatattataTATATCTTCAGGCAAGATACCGCGCTCTTCGATAAGGTCTTTAAGCCTGGTATACCAGTCAAGGAGCGTTGCTGGCTCCTGGGCAAGCTTACGCTGTACCTCAATTGACTTTGCCTTTACACGTCTATATTTTGGGTGCCTTGCGAGCCATCGTCGTGCCCAAAGCTTGCCAAACTTAGGAGCAACTTCATCTAGTCCTGTGTACGCATCCTCAAGGAGTGAGTTTGCTTGCTGCTCAACTAGTCCACGATGAATACCAAAGCCAATATTATCGATAGCATTAAGGTACCGCTCAAGAGCGAAATCTTGAGACTCATTAAGCCGGTATAAAGCAGGTGGCTTAGCGCGATTGCAGCGATTCGAAAGTCCAAGATAGGCGCGTCGCAGGCGCTGATATGGCAAGTTATGGGTAGTTGCATAGCTTTTAATGTTAGGTTGATAGAGTAGGCGTAACGCTTCAGCGTGCTTTTGCAACGCCACCACCTCTTCTTTATATACAGACTTTCCCTTATTGACCTTAGGCATGGTAGAAACGATATGCGTAGTTAAGTTTATTTAATTATGCGTTGTTGTGGTGCATGTATGTATTAAAAGCTACGTGTTATCATTGAGGTGATAGGCCCGTGCGGAGCACGGGCAATTTCATTGAAATTCTGCTACAGCAGCCGTTGGGCCCGAGTAGTTGGGCAGAACTGGGCTCCATGGGGCGAGTAGCTATCTAAGAATTCCGTGTTTCCAGTGCTTTGAGTCATACAAGAGAAAATGAGGTGGCCAGATCCTAGGAGCTAGCACAGGAACTAAATAGTAAGAAAGttgttggaaggccttgtacgatcgtacggtgaataacagtagctaaggtaatcttgtgtattggtattctggtgtatgatgattctacgaatgtgggggctacgaaggtatacatagcgttgggtccgagttgggccgaagtaggatcgaggcggtacattgggccttattaggcgacacaccgtgtgtatgccgacactggcaatcttttcttattgtaacgactgatgtaaggaaaaacgggtcttctaaaaagggcacaatgagagggattccaaataggcatatgtgcctactccgtaggtcgctgcacagatccctctactcggattgacagcttgttgctttcgatgaaacgttctaacgcgcgatttggtgttgctttcgtgaatgcgtccgcgggttgtcctctccgttgatccagcggatctcagtgatctcgcgacgctcgtatgactgccgaagcgccatgatgtcgatcatcagtcgcttctcagcagttgttccgagtttgacgaggcattcatacaaggagtatgaatccgtacacacaataagtgggatcggtggtagacctaggcgtcctgtaattatcttgagggttgttaggatagcgatagcgatgtcgacaccgctaaccatgccgtacgtttctgaggcaagaacgctccgggtaacgcgtttgcatttggtcgaactccaatggattacgttaccacgaatatcaaacgtgctgtcttgtcgactcgactcattcgcaaggataagtaggtaccctagctgtgagctaaggtcttggttgttcgcgaaggatccgtctgtgaacactaccagctttgctgtagcgaggtcgagagggacgtatcgcaggcctcgttgtatgctctcagattgccactgcagccggcggttaagcttcacgtattctgtgtccttaggttgttgtatttgcgcagccgcggaaagatcgaacgatgcttcaggttggcatatcgacgcaatgtacgcgccacgcgcgcgctgctccatgtacttctgtgctcggtttgctgccttcggatcaatgatttcgatcttggcaccttgtcccttctgcgtaagtagaatcgtgtctccgcgcaacgttagagtacatccgttgaactcgagtgatacttctttggacagtctctccttgggcttagctcgaaaattggctttctggagcgcagcgtcttctgcaccagagaatgcaggcgtcccaatcgcgagagtatcgtctgtctgcaggcccactattccaaacgcttcccgtctcccgttcgtgatcaggaggcacgggtcatacgttgatgtagccatgtcgagctccttgcagtggtgtccttggtacgtagcaaaccagtggactcctgcttccgcgattccatagagtggcttgattacgcgaataattgttcccttgggatactttgttataagctcctttgggaggtgcgctaaaaccgtgcggaatagctctgtttgtgcctgtgggtacgcttgcgtgatatctcgtagttccacaaccatgccctcatcgagtaatgcaggcgctagggctagaatcaggcgctggctggctcgttggatggttggcgactgcgtcaggatctcgtgtttgccctcgtcattgtaaccttgaacaacgaggcgtgatttctcgtacgggaccatggtcttgcctttgacttcgcggaccatgcgcgatttgaagatacgatacccgccgtgtagagttggatcaaacagctcaaaactgaatactccacggccgacgaggtcgtcgatctccttctgatcggatgcttcgaatggagcgcccgggacgttaatcacgccgtcattgcgtagcttgacggccagggcgtaatcgtcctcctccttcttcgacaggtactgcaccttgggcttgttctttgatccaggtgggcggccccgcttgcgcggctgagccgcttggttggcttccgccggtggtaccggtagtggcggttcatcagcaatcgcttcgtctgtggtcggagatccacctgtgccttgatctgcgccgtctatcgctgtagtcagatcgcgatagtacggttttacgacagtggatcggaacgtcgttgggccgttgatcatgtctacagtaacatcgtggtccttcatatcgatgactctatacggcccttgccatccattcttctcgcgccataccatcacctcactctgaagaggcagtgacagtaccccgtctgtagtaggcccattcctggtaccaagtgcgttgctcaccgcatgttccgctgaggccttccgcagcgccctcatcgctttctggattgcctccgcgcgatgggttatcgagggagatggtggtgaatccatggatatccgggggtatgcaccgaagacgagcagcgtgggtacgagcccgtctgggcctgcggtgtcgttgacggccttgactgccatctgcaacactgcggcgtcgctggtgccagtgtcaagctctgtcctcaggatctcgtacgcgcgtctgagcggtgcgtggtatctttctaccttgccgatagaccaatgggcctcggttggcacttgtttacatgtgattcccatgatcttcgcctctgatctgaattcgactgacgcgaagttggtgccggcgtcgtgggtgacgatatctggcggcccttggtatgtatcaatccagagcaggcggagtgcttcccaggtgtctttcgcgctcatagacggtagaaatcgcgcgccgttgaatgttgtagccgaatcgatcacgtgaagcactggtttcccactcagatacatcacatctacgaggatctcgaagttgaattcccgatcatctttcagcctaaacttgaatcggcgcggcgctggatcatgcgcttggcagtgatggcagaacgtttggatctctcggagcagccgttcatccacgtcctcgtgtcctgcgcgtttgagcaatcgtatcagccgttcgacggctggatgcccgaacctccggtgtaagcgtcggagctcagtctccgtaaggaatacgcgcgcgcgctctgccttgcttaggtggaaccacgggtgtccccatttgcgaatcactggaaaggtagcttttccttgtaccagctggtccgtagtattgttgaagtacacgtggagccggtccatgtctttcagacagaggagaaacggggtgggtgcgttcaagacctcaaatttgatctttccaatctgtgtcgatacatgtgcggttccaatcgaagtagtgacgcttcctttgccaaattgcacagatgcgtttccagcagtagacgtatctagagttacggtggggtcctcagtttggagcgcccagaactgctcctttccggctgtcgatacatttgaggcaccagtgtcaggaagaatgccttggtacgtgattcgcgagtatcgatcctcgataaggaactgcgttgcgggcgtaataggctccttgcacctgtagacgtcttctccagtcacgtggtgcaaaaaggcctgatctgtgaggtacttaactgccaatctttggtcctcatcatcttcgtcttgctcctctaggaagaactggtcgacttcttccccctcgtacgcgacgagaaatgtgctaaactccatttgctctcccgtaatcgcgcagtgtgtgatgtactgcgcttttgagcgttttctttcttcaagcgtgtggtttgtggaccaacagcctgtcttgccgcagacgtaacatttcttgtcgatttgtgtgttgactccagagcggtgctgaagcccaccgcgtccgcgggtgaatccgctgcgtccaccgcgagggttgtaattccctcgcaatcttccagagctgttgttgttgtaccgacgatccaagtagtactggctatccgtatccgcctcagtgaagttgacggagacggtcatggcgagtgagttttcgattgacgatcgcagatctccaaacagaacctcgcattctagagacggcttgtagagtgccatctcgagctccttcacgcctcggcatgctgtgattacagtcgttcggagcgcgtattctcccatgtactgctgtccaagtgctctttgacacaattggagcttgtccagcatgatgtcaaggacctcgtggaggttcttttcggggttctccctgcggactttgacaaacgatgtcgtcgtccagtccgcgtagtaatggccgtggttgacgtctgtgtcgaagtggttcttgagctttgtgtaggcagtcaagaacgtatccatccgctgatcgacgaagtggaggtaatactcctctgcgcggtcgtcgagaatccgtggaaagactgcatggaactgccctggctcgatgtctgcgtgataacagatgctgtagaagatcttcaatttatcgtctaggaggtcgtacggctttcccgtatactttttgtctcggtcccacattttcacgaagacattgatcgtcttaggatccagtttctcattgccaaactcgattggtggaactgccttgtacgggtctgtttcaccagagggcacaattgggggaacgctcagtcccttcggacgttgcgggtatgctggtgtatactcgcggaatcggtcgaagttgttgtaggtgaggggaggttgctgactttggacgcgctgataggctggctgcggtgcggattcagttgtctctacaggctggcttcggattggttggttttgggctttctcaatcgtttttgctagctggtcctgaatctgttgttcttcctcaacggtctcctgtcgtccttgcacacgggcgtgggtctggtcttgatcgcgggtttgccgactgtctacgtctcggcctcttgtccttacaggcgtttgggttcggctctgggcctggcttgataatctcctgtctgtggactgtactgatccttcactgcgttgttgccgtagtgcccgctcttgcaacatgtgcgcagctgatcgtgtgtcaaacacagccgactggaatacgtcctgaggccattctaggtactcctccatgcgtaataacctagctagagactcactaggtgccatattaatacggccagtatacactcccttaaagcggaggatccgctttagttcctttgtgtatattggctgggcacgtaggaacattgcctctgtccatccttcaaagtcctgacggaactcccaaaagagttcttcatctgctgttggtcgatctgtatagtccgcaatcgcacgcgcaatgtacgttgttgctgtagtaatccctacctcatcgtctggagcttcaacgttgtcctcccaaatctctggatcgatgtgatgccattctcttggttttatgtttgtggtccctagtagcgcctctagtgtgggtaccactcttctactactgctcgccattcctactgccggtgtcctggctaccggtgctctttccgatgatgttctctctcctgctattgtgttcttgttgacgcttgttgcgctagctgcgttcgctagagatgcgtcggtggtcgtgggttgtacacgggtcaaatctcaaccggtcggttggcgcgtgtatagacggcgtcttggaacgcttctgatacggctgtaacggtcggtcgctagccacgaacgacgcctgatatagctaacagtgagcttagcatagataactccgccttgctgatataggcaatctagggaacgcgcggggtaaagaatctatctcttcttaacctaactgtctgtgactgccgtgcaatcactgatcagtgttggaaggccttgtacgatcgtacggtgaataacagtagctaaggtaatcttgtgtattggtattctggtgtatgatgattctacgaatgtgggggctacgaaggtatacatagcgttgggtccgagttgggccgaagtaggatcgaggcggtacattgggccttattaggcgacacaccgtgtgtatgccgacaaAAGTACAATTTAATAATGAAATCCATCCATCCTCATATCTTCATTGCTTCCCAGTCCTGTCATCCCATATCCTCATGGCATCCCCATCCTTGGCAGGATGCCAAGTCATGTGATCATCGCCCAGCGACGATCTCGTTGATGTGATGGCCCGTGCGGAGCACGGGCAATTTCATTGTAATTCTGTTACAGCAGCCATTGGGCCCAAGAATCTACCTCTTTAAATTGCATTCCCTTACAAAAAAGGCGCTAA from Pyrenophora tritici-repentis strain M4 chromosome 8, whole genome shotgun sequence includes the following:
- a CDS encoding HTH-Tnp-Tc5 domain containing protein; its protein translation is MPKVNKGKSVYKEEVVALQKHAEALRLLYQPNIKSYATTHNLPYQRLRRAYLGLSNRCNRAKPPALYRLNESQDFALERYLNAIDNIGFGIHRGLVEQQANSLLEDAYTGLDEVAPKFGKLWARRWLARHPKYRRVKAKSIEVQRKLAQEPATLLDWYTRLKDLIEERGILPEDIYNMDETGCRIGVAKEQYLYTKNGRR